One genomic window of Branchiostoma lanceolatum isolate klBraLanc5 chromosome 5, klBraLanc5.hap2, whole genome shotgun sequence includes the following:
- the LOC136435425 gene encoding NACHT domain- and WD repeat-containing protein 1-like isoform X3, giving the protein MEVTAEMRSALMKGRMTALPPDKSNIVRIFMSSTFADMAKERNILLQKAYPELREFCQKQGLDFQVMDMRWGVRDEVVADHMTCALCLMEIDTCKRLSVGPNFVAFLGNRYGYRPIPAKIEAEELDILLKKAIELDMDTTVIKEWYLQDDNAVPAVCLLQPITSKFKYYTDMEPANESLRQKDKDGWYQVTVQLENILRTAVKAAHKEGLVTEEAQHKYIKSVTETEINRGIMQSADANQRAVIFMRNLHNIEKHVGADAVNAYLDLMDKEKLNEESQRLLEDLKGKLPSKLKNVHQYEVEWTDKGVNEDIESHASYLEQFSDDFVADLKTMIFKSLQSENEEEQNDDWFLTEVISHARFCQAKCESFCGRQEIFDAVYTYMKDTAKVNHQPFVIHGASGTGKSSIMAMLAQNAAQTCGEDLVTIIRFLGTSPHSTLIHPVLQSLCLQICEVYGIESPAERVLNNFAEIVQYLSTLLDKVSEKDRPLLILLDSLDQLSSVDRAYSLTWLPKSLPPNVHIVVSTLPDEFDLLKTLNRTIRSDKSYIQVPTLSEQVGGEILDTWLAQVQRCLTDKQREVILSAFSHCRQPLFLKLAFDEARGWKSYTPESELRVAQSARAAINLLYERLEVQHGTIFVSHTLGYIAAARNGIAEHELEDVLSLDDEVLDDVYQYWSPPNKDLVRIPPLIVTRLKYDIMEYLAERQADGKRVLQLFHRQFIECAQERYLAGDDRKARHHVLADFFLGTWSNGRKKEITMDVNGKKEYYNADRNVVPQPMKYDDNVFNRRKLNEVTFHLLHAGRMDDIFEHTLGNLNFMNNMIDAFSVKDLIEDYNMVLQVQDNLEIRLLRDAIRLIKPTLEFKAFERDAVNSLSAELVGRLSSYSSDSVRISQLLSQCLSWCSANCVARGAPSFVPHGSSFPPPGGPLRTTLAHHRDGITSIAMTPDGGYMMTAARDCTIRIYENESDVMELERTLTGHTAAIEVLAAAPNNELLVSGSLDNTIRVWNLETGRLVITMEEDHAHYQQHALLTTTMDSRKVVSPAGKVVNVWDIESGKLQFTLKGHEGAVSCLAVSYNDFDDSQYIITGAEDNTIKMWSTETGELKNTFSHHTDHLTCLKVTQDGRIVSGSKDTTLSVIDIENREVVHRLEGHSHPVYSLAITSDGKYAISGSDKVVKLWNLSKGKEVHHLQGHYGIVDCVGVTSDNKVIVSGAQDEHLNVWDFESGQLVQTLDGQAAKINAMEVTGYIVVTASTDSYYTKVWDVEQSKMKMSTPRFIDKYGIVGVTSDAGYVVYKREGSENEVNVWNSKDGKDIRTITDKDGSITYLRITQDNNCVVTGDEAGFIKLWNLNTGQLIRQLDKASGGIRCFWITRMDRYLVAVTDDNSVSAWDIDSMMLLWTRKPNCEGKITCVTMTDDRKYTAIGTDDKQILVFDNKLDKAAYILVGHQSPLTCLSVSHNQKLLASGSSGETMRVWDLGTGRLVHELYAKSPVFKGIVCLSFSYDDKYLLTGGHDRSLKMWDLETGKMVTAQYVYATITNIVANRDDIVLTTKLGYVIIEDILLPSPRPPEPEETPFSGQSDLDEAVQPVFKVRARQMKKRSHFCHIL; this is encoded by the exons ATGGAGGTGACTGCAGAGATGAGGAGTGCGCTCATGAAGGGTCGCATGACGGCCCTCCCACCTGACAAGTCTAACATCGTACGCATCTTTATGAGCTCCACTTTTGCAG ACATGGCGAAGGAGCGCAACATCCTCCTGCAGAAGGCGTACCCGGAGCTGCGGGAGTTCTGTCAGAAGCAGGGGCTGGACTTCCAGGTCATGGACATGCGCTGGGGCGTACGGGACGAGGTCGTTGCTGATCACATGACCTGCGCCCTGTGTCTGATGGAGATTGACACCTGCAAGAGACTGTCCGTTGGACCCAACTTTGTG GCATTCCTTGGCAACAGGTACGGCTACCGTCCCATTCCCGCAAAGATTGAAGCAGAAGAGCTTGACATTCTCCTGAAGAAGGCCATCGAATTAGACATGGACACCACCGTCATCAAGGAATGGTACCTCCAAGACGACAATGCTGTCCCAGCAGTCTGTTTACTACAGCCAATCACCAGCAAGTTTAAATACTACACGGACATGGAGCCAGCCAATGAGAGCCTGCGGCAGAAAGACAAGGACGGGTGGTATCAGGTGACGGTTCAGTTGGAAAATATCCTCCGCACAGCTGTGAAGGCAGCTCACAAGGAAGGACTCGTCACTGAGGAGGCGCAACACAAGTACATCAAGTCAG tGACTGAAACTGAGATTAATAGAGGCATAATGCAGTCAGCTGATGCCAACCAGCGAGCTGTCATCTTCATGCGGAACCTGCATAACATCGAAAAGCACGTCGGTGCGGATGCAGTCAATGCCTACCTGGACCTGATGGACAAAGAAAAGCTGAATGAGGAATCACAGAGACTATTGGAGGACCTAAAGGGGAAACTGCCTTCTAAACTGAAGAATGTTCACCAGTATGAAGTAGAGTGGACCGACAAGGGGGTTAACGAAGACATAGAAAGTCATGCTTCGTATCTGGAACAGTTTAGCGATGACTTTGTAGCCGACCTAAAAACAATGATCTTCAAGAGCTTGCAGAGCGAGAATGAAGAAGAACAGAATGATGATTGGTTTTTGACAGAAGTGATCTCACACGCACGTTTCTGCCAGGCTAAGTGTGAAAGTTTCTGTGGAAGACAGGAGATATTTGATGCCGTGTATACATACATGAAGGACACAGCCAAGGTCAACCATCAACCGTTCGTGATCCACGGAGCCTCTGGTACTGGGAAGTCGTCTATCATGGCCATGCTGGCACAGAACGCTGCACAGACGTGTGGAGAAGACCTGGTGACTATCATTCGTTTCCTGGGCACGTCACCACACAGCACCCTCATCCACCCTGTTCTACAGAGCCTATGTCTACAGATATGTGAAGTCTACGGCATCGAGTCGCCTGCCGAAAGGGTTCTCAACAACTTCGCCGAAATCGTCCAGTATCTGTCCACGCTTTTGGACAAGGTGTCCGAGAAGGACCGGCCCCTTCTCATCCTCCTGGACTCCTTGGACCAGCTGTCGTCTGTGGACCGAGCCTACAGCCTGACCTGGCTTCCCAAATCCCTCCCACCGAACGTCCACATCGTGGTCTCCACCTTGCCTGATGAGTTTGATCTTTTGAAGACTCTGAATCGCACAATACGCAGCGACAAAAGCTACATCCAGGTGCCCACACTGTCAGAACAGGTGGGAGGGGAGATTCTAGACACGTGGCTTGCTCAGGTCCAGCGATGTCTCACCGACAAACAGAGGGAGGTCATCTTGTCTGCGTTTTCACATTGTCGGCAGCCGTTGTTTCTCAAGCTGGCATTTGACGAAGCTCGAGGATGGAAGTCGTACACGCCAGAATCAGAACTACGGGTCGCCCAGTCAGCGAGGGCAGCCATCAATCTGCTGTATGAGAGACTGGAGGTTCAGCACGGAACCATCTTTGTGTCACACACACTGGGGTACATCGCTGCTGCAAG GAATGGAATAGCAGAACATGAGCTAGAGGATGTCCTTTCTCTGGACGACGAAGTGTTGGACGACGTGTACCAGTACTGGTCTCCTCCCAACAAGGACCTGGTGCGCATCCCTCCACTCATCGTCACCCGCCTCAAGTACGACATCATGGAGTACCTCGCCGAGAGACAGGCAGACGGGAAGAGAGTCCTGCAGCTGTTTCACAG ACAGTTCATAGAGTGTGCTCAGGAACGCTACCTAGCGGGAGACGACAGAAAAGCACGTCACCACGTCCTGGCCGACTTCTTCCTCGGCACGTGGAGCAACGGTCGCAAGAAGGAGATTACCATGGACGTCAATGGGAAGAAGGAGTACTACAACGCCGACCGTAACGTCGTCCCTCAGCCCATGAAGTACGACGACAACGTCTTCAACCGGCGCAAACTGAACGAGGTGACCTTTCACCTTCTCCATGCAGGCAGGATGGACGACATCTTTGAACACACTCTGG GTAATCTTAACTTTATGAACAACATGATCGATGCCTTCAGTGTCAAGGACCTGATAGAAGATTACAACATGGTGCTTCAGGTGCAGGATAACCTAGAAATCAGGCTTCTCAGGGATGCAATTAGGCTCATCAAACCCACTCTGGAGTTCAAAG CCTTTGAACGAGATGCTGTCAACAGCCTGTCTGCTGAGCTGGTCGGTCGTCTGTCCTCGTATAGTTCTGACTCTGTCAGGATTAGCCAGTTACTGAGCCAGTGTCTGTCCTGGTGTAGCGCCAACTGTGTTGCTAGGGGGGCGCCCTCGTTCGTACCACATGGTTCAAGCTTCCCACCACCAG GTGGTCCCCTGCGGACGACCCTGGCCCATCACCGAGACGGCATCACGTCCATCGCCATGACTCCAGACGGAGGCTACATGATGACCGCTGCACGAGACTGTACCATCCGCATCTACGAGAACGAGTCGGACGTCATGGAACTGGAAAGAACACTGACGGGACACACAG CCGCGATAGAGGTCCTGGCTGCAGCCCCCAACAACGAGCTGCTAGTGTCCGGCTCACTGGACAACACCATAAGGGTGTGGAACCTGGAGACAGGGCGGCTGGTCATCACCATGGAGGAGGACCACGCCCACTACCAGCAACACGCCCTGCTGACCACTACCATGGACTCCCGCAAGGTGGTGTCACCTGCTGGGAAAGTG GTTAATGTCTGGGACATAGAGTCTGGCAAGCTGCAGTTCACCTTGAAGGGGCATGAGGGAGCTGTTTCCTGCCTGGCAGTTTCCTATAACGACTTTGATGACAGCCAGTACATCATCACAGGAGCAGAAGACAACACCATCAAGATGTGGAGCACAGAGACAGGCGAACTGAAAAACACCTTCTCACACCACACAGATCACCTGACCTGTCTCAAGGTCACCCAGGATGGAAGAATTGTTTCCGGGTCAAAGGACACAACACTTTCTGTCATAGATATTGAGAACAGGGAGGTGGTTCACAGGTTAGAAGGGCACTCCCATCCTGTGTACTCTCTAGCCATCACTTCAGatggtaaatatgcaatatccGGGTCCGACAAGGTGGTGAAACTGTGGAACTTATCGAAGGGAAAAGAGGTCCACCATTTGCAGGGGCACTACGGCATTGTGGACTGTGTTGGCGTCACCAGCGACAACAAGGTCATCGTGTCCGGAGCTCAGGACGAACACCTCAACGTCTGGGACTTCGAGAGTGGTCAGCTCGTCCAGACACTGGACGGACAAGCGGCAAAAATCAACGCGATGGAGGTGACAGGTTACATCGTCGTGACGGCGTCCACAGACTCGTACTACACCAAGGTTTGGGACGTCGAACAGAGCAAGATGAAGATGTCCACTCCGAGGTTCATCGACAAGTACGGCATTGTGGGTGTGACGAGTGACGCAGGGTACGTGGTGTACAAACGGGAGGGCAGCGAGAATGAGGTGAACGTGTGGAACTCAAAAGATGGCAAAGACATCCGAACTATCACTGACAAGGATG GCTCTATAACCTACCTGAGGATCACTCAGGACAACAACTGTGTGGTGACTGGAGACGAGGCAGGTTTCATCAAGCTGTGGAACCTGAACACGGGCCAGTTGATACGGCAGCTGGACAAGGCTTCAGGTGGCATCAGGTGCTTCTGGATCACGCGCATGGACAG GTACCTGGTAGCAGTCACAGACGACAACTCCGTGTCAGCCTGGGATATCGACTCCATGATGCTTCTATGGACCCGCAAGCCGAACTGTGAGGGGAAAATCACCTGTGTTACCATGACAGACGACAGGAAATACACCGCAATTGGCACGGACGACAAGCAAATTTTGGTCTTCGACAACAAGCTGGACAAAGCTGCGTACATTCTGGTCGGCCATCAGAGCCCGCTGACATGTTTGAGTGTCAGCCATAACCAGAAGTTGTTGGCCTCAGGGTCTTCAGGTGAAACCATGAGGGTGTGGGACCTCGGCACGGGGAGACTCGTACACGAACTGTACGCAAAGTCACCCGTGTTTAAAGGGATCGTGTGTCTGTCGTTTAGTTACGATGACAAATACCTGCTGACGGGGGGTCACGACAGGTCACTCAAGATGTGGGACCTCGAAACAG GAAAAATGGTGACTGCCCAGTACGTCTATGCAACAATCACCAACATAGTGGCCAACCGTGACGATATCGTCCTGACCACGAAACTTGGCTACGTCATCATCGAAGACATCCTGCTTCCCTCGCCGCGTCCCCCAGAACCCGAGGAAACCCCGTTCAGTGGACAGTCTGACTTGGATGAAGCCGTTCAACCTGTTTTTAAAGTCAGGGCACGCCAGATGAAGAAGAGATCTCACTTCTGTCACATTCTGTAA
- the LOC136435425 gene encoding NACHT domain- and WD repeat-containing protein 1-like isoform X2 — translation MEVTAEMRSALMKGRMTALPPDKSNIVRIFMSSTFADMAKERNILLQKAYPELREFCQKQGLDFQVMDMRWGVRDEVVADHMTCALCLMEIDTCKRLSVGPNFVAFLGNRYGYRPIPAKIEAEELDILLKKAIELDMDTTVIKEWYLQDDNAVPAVCLLQPITSKFKYYTDMEPANESLRQKDKDGWYQVTVQLENILRTAVKAAHKEGLVTEEAQHKYIKSVTETEINRGIMQSADANQRAVIFMRNLHNIEKHVGADAVNAYLDLMDKEKLNEESQRLLEDLKGKLPSKLKNVHQYEVEWTDKGVNEDIESHASYLEQFSDDFVADLKTMIFKSLQSENEEEQNDDWFLTEVISHARFCQAKCESFCGRQEIFDAVYTYMKDTAKVNHQPFVIHGASGTGKSSIMAMLAQNAAQTCGEDLVTIIRFLGTSPHSTLIHPVLQSLCLQICEVYGIESPAERVLNNFAEIVQYLSTLLDKVSEKDRPLLILLDSLDQLSSVDRAYSLTWLPKSLPPNVHIVVSTLPDEFDLLKTLNRTIRSDKSYIQVPTLSEQVGGEILDTWLAQVQRCLTDKQREVILSAFSHCRQPLFLKLAFDEARGWKSYTPESELRVAQSARAAINLLYERLEVQHGTIFVSHTLGYIAAARNGIAEHELEDVLSLDDEVLDDVYQYWSPPNKDLVRIPPLIVTRLKYDIMEYLAERQADGKRVLQLFHRQFIECAQERYLAGDDRKARHHVLADFFLGTWSNGRKKEITMDVNGKKEYYNADRNVVPQPMKYDDNVFNRRKLNEVTFHLLHAGRMDDIFEHTLGNLNFMNNMIDAFSVKDLIEDYNMVLQVQDNLEIRLLRDAIRLIKPTLEFKAFSQKGSIVNVLPAELIGRLSLFGKRFERIATLVTQCMWWCQDHCVSNGDLMFVTRGTGFPPPGGPLRTTLAHHRDGITSIAMTPDGGYMMTAARDCTIRIYENESDVMELERTLTGHTAAIEVLAAAPNNELLVSGSLDNTIRVWNLETGRLVITMEEDHAHYQQHALLTTTMDSRKVVSPAGKVVNVWDIESGKLQFTLKGHEGAVSCLAVSYNDFDDSQYIITGAEDNTIKMWSTETGELKNTFSHHTDHLTCLKVTQDGRIVSGSKDTTLSVIDIENREVVHRLEGHSHPVYSLAITSDGKYAISGSDKVVKLWNLSKGKEVHHLQGHYGIVDCVGVTSDNKVIVSGAQDEHLNVWDFESGQLVQTLDGQAAKINAMEVTGYIVVTASTDSYYTKVWDVEQSKMKMSTPRFIDKYGIVGVTSDAGYVVYKREGSENEVNVWNSKDGKDIRTITDKDGSITYLRITQDNNCVVTGDEAGFIKLWNLNTGQLIRQLDKASGGIRCFWITRMDRYLVAVTDDNSVSAWDIDSMMLLWTRKPNCEGKITCVTMTDDRKYTAIGTDDKQILVFDNKLDKAAYILVGHQSPLTCLSVSHNQKLLASGSSGETMRVWDLGTGRLVHELYAKSPVFKGIVCLSFSYDDKYLLTGGHDRSLKMWDLETGKMVTAQYVYATITNIVANRDDIVLTTKLGYVIIEDILLPSPRPPEPEETPFSGQSDLDEAVQPVFKVRARQMKKRSHFCHIL, via the exons ATGGAGGTGACTGCAGAGATGAGGAGTGCGCTCATGAAGGGTCGCATGACGGCCCTCCCACCTGACAAGTCTAACATCGTACGCATCTTTATGAGCTCCACTTTTGCAG ACATGGCGAAGGAGCGCAACATCCTCCTGCAGAAGGCGTACCCGGAGCTGCGGGAGTTCTGTCAGAAGCAGGGGCTGGACTTCCAGGTCATGGACATGCGCTGGGGCGTACGGGACGAGGTCGTTGCTGATCACATGACCTGCGCCCTGTGTCTGATGGAGATTGACACCTGCAAGAGACTGTCCGTTGGACCCAACTTTGTG GCATTCCTTGGCAACAGGTACGGCTACCGTCCCATTCCCGCAAAGATTGAAGCAGAAGAGCTTGACATTCTCCTGAAGAAGGCCATCGAATTAGACATGGACACCACCGTCATCAAGGAATGGTACCTCCAAGACGACAATGCTGTCCCAGCAGTCTGTTTACTACAGCCAATCACCAGCAAGTTTAAATACTACACGGACATGGAGCCAGCCAATGAGAGCCTGCGGCAGAAAGACAAGGACGGGTGGTATCAGGTGACGGTTCAGTTGGAAAATATCCTCCGCACAGCTGTGAAGGCAGCTCACAAGGAAGGACTCGTCACTGAGGAGGCGCAACACAAGTACATCAAGTCAG tGACTGAAACTGAGATTAATAGAGGCATAATGCAGTCAGCTGATGCCAACCAGCGAGCTGTCATCTTCATGCGGAACCTGCATAACATCGAAAAGCACGTCGGTGCGGATGCAGTCAATGCCTACCTGGACCTGATGGACAAAGAAAAGCTGAATGAGGAATCACAGAGACTATTGGAGGACCTAAAGGGGAAACTGCCTTCTAAACTGAAGAATGTTCACCAGTATGAAGTAGAGTGGACCGACAAGGGGGTTAACGAAGACATAGAAAGTCATGCTTCGTATCTGGAACAGTTTAGCGATGACTTTGTAGCCGACCTAAAAACAATGATCTTCAAGAGCTTGCAGAGCGAGAATGAAGAAGAACAGAATGATGATTGGTTTTTGACAGAAGTGATCTCACACGCACGTTTCTGCCAGGCTAAGTGTGAAAGTTTCTGTGGAAGACAGGAGATATTTGATGCCGTGTATACATACATGAAGGACACAGCCAAGGTCAACCATCAACCGTTCGTGATCCACGGAGCCTCTGGTACTGGGAAGTCGTCTATCATGGCCATGCTGGCACAGAACGCTGCACAGACGTGTGGAGAAGACCTGGTGACTATCATTCGTTTCCTGGGCACGTCACCACACAGCACCCTCATCCACCCTGTTCTACAGAGCCTATGTCTACAGATATGTGAAGTCTACGGCATCGAGTCGCCTGCCGAAAGGGTTCTCAACAACTTCGCCGAAATCGTCCAGTATCTGTCCACGCTTTTGGACAAGGTGTCCGAGAAGGACCGGCCCCTTCTCATCCTCCTGGACTCCTTGGACCAGCTGTCGTCTGTGGACCGAGCCTACAGCCTGACCTGGCTTCCCAAATCCCTCCCACCGAACGTCCACATCGTGGTCTCCACCTTGCCTGATGAGTTTGATCTTTTGAAGACTCTGAATCGCACAATACGCAGCGACAAAAGCTACATCCAGGTGCCCACACTGTCAGAACAGGTGGGAGGGGAGATTCTAGACACGTGGCTTGCTCAGGTCCAGCGATGTCTCACCGACAAACAGAGGGAGGTCATCTTGTCTGCGTTTTCACATTGTCGGCAGCCGTTGTTTCTCAAGCTGGCATTTGACGAAGCTCGAGGATGGAAGTCGTACACGCCAGAATCAGAACTACGGGTCGCCCAGTCAGCGAGGGCAGCCATCAATCTGCTGTATGAGAGACTGGAGGTTCAGCACGGAACCATCTTTGTGTCACACACACTGGGGTACATCGCTGCTGCAAG GAATGGAATAGCAGAACATGAGCTAGAGGATGTCCTTTCTCTGGACGACGAAGTGTTGGACGACGTGTACCAGTACTGGTCTCCTCCCAACAAGGACCTGGTGCGCATCCCTCCACTCATCGTCACCCGCCTCAAGTACGACATCATGGAGTACCTCGCCGAGAGACAGGCAGACGGGAAGAGAGTCCTGCAGCTGTTTCACAG ACAGTTCATAGAGTGTGCTCAGGAACGCTACCTAGCGGGAGACGACAGAAAAGCACGTCACCACGTCCTGGCCGACTTCTTCCTCGGCACGTGGAGCAACGGTCGCAAGAAGGAGATTACCATGGACGTCAATGGGAAGAAGGAGTACTACAACGCCGACCGTAACGTCGTCCCTCAGCCCATGAAGTACGACGACAACGTCTTCAACCGGCGCAAACTGAACGAGGTGACCTTTCACCTTCTCCATGCAGGCAGGATGGACGACATCTTTGAACACACTCTGG GTAATCTTAACTTTATGAACAACATGATCGATGCCTTCAGTGTCAAGGACCTGATAGAAGATTACAACATGGTGCTTCAGGTGCAGGATAACCTAGAAATCAGGCTTCTCAGGGATGCAATTAGGCTCATCAAACCCACTCTGGAGTTCAAAG CCTTCTCACAAAAGGGTTCCATCGTGAACGTGCTGCCGGCAGAGCTCATTGGCAGACTGTCCTTATTCGGCAAGCGTTTTGAGCGGATAGCGACGTTGGTGACGCAGTGCATGTGGTGGTGTCAGGACCATTGTGTGTCTAACGGTGACCTGATGTTTGTTACAAGGGGCACGGGCTTCCCTCCCCCAG GTGGTCCCCTGCGGACGACCCTGGCCCATCACCGAGACGGCATCACGTCCATCGCCATGACTCCAGACGGAGGCTACATGATGACCGCTGCACGAGACTGTACCATCCGCATCTACGAGAACGAGTCGGACGTCATGGAACTGGAAAGAACACTGACGGGACACACAG CCGCGATAGAGGTCCTGGCTGCAGCCCCCAACAACGAGCTGCTAGTGTCCGGCTCACTGGACAACACCATAAGGGTGTGGAACCTGGAGACAGGGCGGCTGGTCATCACCATGGAGGAGGACCACGCCCACTACCAGCAACACGCCCTGCTGACCACTACCATGGACTCCCGCAAGGTGGTGTCACCTGCTGGGAAAGTG GTTAATGTCTGGGACATAGAGTCTGGCAAGCTGCAGTTCACCTTGAAGGGGCATGAGGGAGCTGTTTCCTGCCTGGCAGTTTCCTATAACGACTTTGATGACAGCCAGTACATCATCACAGGAGCAGAAGACAACACCATCAAGATGTGGAGCACAGAGACAGGCGAACTGAAAAACACCTTCTCACACCACACAGATCACCTGACCTGTCTCAAGGTCACCCAGGATGGAAGAATTGTTTCCGGGTCAAAGGACACAACACTTTCTGTCATAGATATTGAGAACAGGGAGGTGGTTCACAGGTTAGAAGGGCACTCCCATCCTGTGTACTCTCTAGCCATCACTTCAGatggtaaatatgcaatatccGGGTCCGACAAGGTGGTGAAACTGTGGAACTTATCGAAGGGAAAAGAGGTCCACCATTTGCAGGGGCACTACGGCATTGTGGACTGTGTTGGCGTCACCAGCGACAACAAGGTCATCGTGTCCGGAGCTCAGGACGAACACCTCAACGTCTGGGACTTCGAGAGTGGTCAGCTCGTCCAGACACTGGACGGACAAGCGGCAAAAATCAACGCGATGGAGGTGACAGGTTACATCGTCGTGACGGCGTCCACAGACTCGTACTACACCAAGGTTTGGGACGTCGAACAGAGCAAGATGAAGATGTCCACTCCGAGGTTCATCGACAAGTACGGCATTGTGGGTGTGACGAGTGACGCAGGGTACGTGGTGTACAAACGGGAGGGCAGCGAGAATGAGGTGAACGTGTGGAACTCAAAAGATGGCAAAGACATCCGAACTATCACTGACAAGGATG GCTCTATAACCTACCTGAGGATCACTCAGGACAACAACTGTGTGGTGACTGGAGACGAGGCAGGTTTCATCAAGCTGTGGAACCTGAACACGGGCCAGTTGATACGGCAGCTGGACAAGGCTTCAGGTGGCATCAGGTGCTTCTGGATCACGCGCATGGACAG GTACCTGGTAGCAGTCACAGACGACAACTCCGTGTCAGCCTGGGATATCGACTCCATGATGCTTCTATGGACCCGCAAGCCGAACTGTGAGGGGAAAATCACCTGTGTTACCATGACAGACGACAGGAAATACACCGCAATTGGCACGGACGACAAGCAAATTTTGGTCTTCGACAACAAGCTGGACAAAGCTGCGTACATTCTGGTCGGCCATCAGAGCCCGCTGACATGTTTGAGTGTCAGCCATAACCAGAAGTTGTTGGCCTCAGGGTCTTCAGGTGAAACCATGAGGGTGTGGGACCTCGGCACGGGGAGACTCGTACACGAACTGTACGCAAAGTCACCCGTGTTTAAAGGGATCGTGTGTCTGTCGTTTAGTTACGATGACAAATACCTGCTGACGGGGGGTCACGACAGGTCACTCAAGATGTGGGACCTCGAAACAG GAAAAATGGTGACTGCCCAGTACGTCTATGCAACAATCACCAACATAGTGGCCAACCGTGACGATATCGTCCTGACCACGAAACTTGGCTACGTCATCATCGAAGACATCCTGCTTCCCTCGCCGCGTCCCCCAGAACCCGAGGAAACCCCGTTCAGTGGACAGTCTGACTTGGATGAAGCCGTTCAACCTGTTTTTAAAGTCAGGGCACGCCAGATGAAGAAGAGATCTCACTTCTGTCACATTCTGTAA